The Ectothiorhodospiraceae bacterium 2226 region GAGAGCCAGCAGCGGGCGCCGTTTTGCGGCCCCGCCCACCGGCACGGACGCCGGTTTGGTTCAACTCACACAAGGACGAGAGCGACTATGGAAATCTTTCAGCTGTTGAAGCAGGACCACAAGAAGGTCAGTACCTTGCTGAAACATCTCGCCGACACCAGCGAGGATGCGAAGGTGACGCGCAAGAAGAACCTCCAGGCGCTGGAGAATGAGCTCGAGGTGCACGCCCAGGTGGAGGAGCGCCTGCTCTATCCGAAGTTGCGCGAGTACGATGAGACCAAGGACGAGGCCGAGCACGGCATCGAGGAGCACGGCGAGATGCGCCAGGCGCTGCACGAGCTGATAGAGCTCGAGGTCGACGATCCGGATTGGATGGATCAGTTGATGGAGCTGAAGGACACCATCGAACACCACGTCGAGGAAGAGGAAGAGGAGCTGTTCCCCAAGGCCCGCAAACTGCTCGGCGGCGAACGCGCCGAAGAGATGGCCGATCGGGCGGAAGAGGAGAAGGCGTCAATCCAGCGGAGCATGCAGTAGTGATCCGGAGGCCGTCCCGGGACGGCCTCCTTCCTCACCGATCCCGCCCGTTCACTACACCAGATTCACCAGCGGCACCAGGCCGAACCACAGGATGAACGCCAGCGCCGTGGCGAGCACACCGTCGATGCGCGCCGGTAGGCGCCGCCGGCGTGCCAACCGCGCGAGTAACCACACCAGCAGGGCCGCATGGGGCACCACGAACCACGCCGCGTGCTCGAAACCCCGCACCCCGGCCCATTGCCATGTCAGCGCCAGGAAGGCGGCCGCGCCCGCCAGGCCAACCGCCAGCCACACCGCCCGCCGTCGGCCCAGGCGCACCACCAGCGTGGCCTTGCCCGCGCGTTGATCCGCCCAGTAGTCCGGCAGCCCCGCCAGGATGATCGCCGGCAGTACGGCGAGCAGCAGTGGCAGCGCGAGTAGCCAGGGCAACGGGTCGGTGAGCGAGCCGCCCTGAAAGACGTATCCGCAGAGGATGACGCCCAGGCTGTGGGTGACGCCCACGTCGAGTTCGCCCAGGCCGCGCCAGGCCAATTTCAGGGGCGGCGCGGTGTAGCCAATCGCGATTACCGTGAGGGCGATCAGCAGTACCAGGGCCGAACCGCTCGCGGCCGGTGTGGCCCACCAGAGCAGCGCCATCGCCGCGGCAGTGGCCGCGACCAAGCCGAGTATTGCGCGCCGCATCTGCGGGAAACTCACCGCGCCTTCCACCAGTACGCGCGAGCCGCCGCTGAAGGGGCTGTAGTGCCGGTTGCGCCGGTCACTGGGGTAGTCGTAGTAGTCGTTGATGAACACCGTGGTGGCCTCCAGCAGGAACAGCACCAGGAAGCCGATCCAGAAGGCGCTCCAGGAGAGGACGCCCTGCGAACTTGCGGCGAGGGCGCCCACGGCGTAGGCCAGCAGCGTCATGGGGTAGAACTGCAGGCGCAGCGCGCGCAGCCAAACGCCGATACGCGCGCCGAGCGTGGGGGCGGGAGCGCTGGGCAGCGCGCGCCCCTGCTCCTCGGCGCGCGTGAGCCAGGCGCGGCGCTGTGCCGCGGTGCTGCTGTTCACGGGGCCGAAGGTTCGCGTGTCGGTGGTGCGTATGCCGCAAAAGCCGAGCGTGGCGCGGCGCAGGCCGTTGGTGCCGGGCGCGCGCAGGATCCAGCGGTATACCCATGGCGGGGTGTCCATGGTGCTGATGAGCTGCGCCGTCTTGCCGCGCAGCAGGGGCTCGAAACCGGTGTGACGGGGGCGCTCGCGAAAGGCAAAGCCGGGCGTGAATACGCGGTCCAGAAAGCCCTTCAACAGCGCGGGCATGGTGCCCCACCAGTTGGGATACACGAACACCAGGTGATCGGCCCAGGCGACCGCCGCCTGTGCGCGCGCGAGGTCGGGTTCCAGCGGCTGCTGACGCGGCGAGGGCGTGTGGACGGTCGGGTCGAAGTCGATGTCGCCGAGGGCGATTTCGCGCACCGTCGCGCCGCTTTCGCGGGCGCCGCGCGCGTAGGCTTGCGCCAGCGCCGCGCACAGGCTGTCGTTGCGCGGGTGGCCGAGGATGACGAGTACCTTCATGGGGAGGAAGCCTAGCAGGCGGTTGAAGATCAGCCGGGTAGCGCGGTGCAGTATGTCCTGCCCGAAAAAAAAGCGCCTGCTTCGATGTCGCGCCAGCCCCAGGGCTTCGCCCGGGGCGTGTGCTAGCCTTTTAGGGAACTGGACTGATTCCAAGGAGGGAACTGTGCCGTACGTGATTCTGTGGTTGCTGGGTGTTCCGGCCTCGGTGTTGCTGCTGATCTGGCTGATTTTCTGATCGGCGCGGATCGGAAAACGCGAGCGCCTCGGCGCTCGCGTTTCTTTTTCCGAACCCACGCCATGAATAGCCGCGACTTCGGCGCGCGATTGCTGCGACACAGGGATGTGCCGCGGTTATCGCCGCGGGGTTTAATGAAGCAAAGCGATACCACTTGTTCGGACCTTTCTTAGTGGAAATCGCGCGAGCGCGTGAGCAGCGGGCCGAGGAGCGGCGTGCGGTCTTCCAGGCGATCGGCGATGAGGTGCATCACCTCGCCCTCGCGTTCGATCTTGCCGTGCACTTCGAGTAGGCGCGCGCCGAGCAGCGCGCGCCGGTGACGCTCGCCCACGCGCCGCCACACCACCACGTTCACGCTGCCGTGTTCGTCCTCCAGGGTAAGGAACACGGTGCCCGAGGCGGAGGAGGGGCATTGGCGGCTCACGACCAGACCGCTGTGCGTGACGCGGCGCCCACTGGGCGCCGCGCGCAGGGTGAGACTGTCCTTGATGCGCTGGCGCTGCAAGTGCGCGCGCAAAAAGGCGAGCGGGTGCCGACCCAGCGTGAGTCCGATCTGTGCGTAGTCAGCCACCACCTCATCCGCCTCGCTGGGCGGGGGCAGCAGCGGCAGGGCCTCCTGTACGGGGGCGTCGCATAACAGGGCGCTCGGCGGCTCCACCGCGAGCGTGGCCCAGCGCGCCTGGCGCCGGTGGCCTGCGAGGGCGACCAGGGCGTTGGCGGCGGCCAGGTGCTCGAGGTCGCCGCGGTCGAGCGCGGCGCGGTGGGCGAGGTCTTCCACGTCGCGGAAGGGGCGCTCGGCGCGCGCGCGCACCAGCCGTTCGGCCCCGGCTTGGCTCAGCCCCTTCACCATGCGCAGCCCCAACCGCAACGCGAGCCCTCCGCCCGGCGCCGGCTCCAGCGTGCAGTCCCAATCGCTCGACCTGACGTCCACCGCGCGCACCTCTACGCCGTGGCGCCGCGCGTCCTGCACCAGTTGCGCGGGCGCGTAAAAACCCATCGGCTGACTGTTCAAGAGTGCGCAGGTGAACGCCGCCGGTTCGTGGCACTTCAGCCACGCCGATACGTACACCAGCAGCGCGAAGCTCGCCGCGTGCGACTCGGGAAACCCATACTCGCCGAAGCCTTTAATCTGCTCCACGATCTGTTCGGCGAAATGTGCTTCGTAGCCGCGCGCGGCCATGCCCGTGCGCAAGCGCTCCTCGTAGGGTTCCAGCCCGCCCCGTCGGCGCCATGCGGCCATGGCACGGCGCAGGCCGTCGGCATCACCGGGCGAGAAACCCGCCGCCACCATGGCGAGCTTGATGACCTGCTCCTGAAAAATCGGAATGCCGAGCGTGCGCGCCAGCACGCCGCGCACCGCTTCGCTCGGGTAGCTCACCGGCTCCAGGCCCTGCCGACGGCGCAGGTAGGGGTGCACCATGTCGCCCTGGATGGGGCCGGGGCGCACGATGGCCACCTCCACCACCAGGTCGTAGAAGGTGCGGGGCTTCAAGCGCGGCAGCATGGCCATCTGCGCGCGCGACTCGATCTGGAACACACCCACCGTGTCGGCGCGCTGGATCATGCGGTACACCGCCGGGTCCTCCTGCGGCAGATTGGCCAGCGTGAGCTCGCGTCCGCGATGGCGCGCCACGAGATCGAAGGCGCGGCGGATGGCCGAGAGCATGCCGAGCGCGAGGCAGTCGATCTTGAGCAGCCCGAGCGCATCGAGGTCGTCCTTGTCCCACTGGATCACGGTGCGCTCCGCCATGGCGGCGTTCTCCACCGGCACCAGTTCGGCCAGCGGTCCGCGCGCGATCACGAAGCCGCCGACGTGCTGCGAGAGGTGGCGCGGGAAGCCCAGCAACTGACCCACCAATTCGAGCAGGCGCTGCACGACGGGATTGTCTGGGTCAAAGCCCGCCTCGCGCAGCCGCTGGGGCAAGAGCTCGCGCCGGTCCCACCACGCCAGGGAACTGGCGAGCCGGTCCACCTGATCGAGGTCCAGCCCGAGCGCCTTGCCCGCGTCGCGCAGCGCGCTGCGTGGGCGGTAGCTGATCACGGTGGCGGCCAGCGCGGCACGCTCGCGGGTGTACTTGCGGTAGAGGTACTGGATCACCTCCTCGCGGCGCTCGTGCTCGAAGTCCACGTCGATGTCGGGCGGCTCGTTGCGTTCGCGCGAGATGAAACGCTCGAACAGCATGTCGCTCTGGGCCGGGTCCACCGAGGTGATGCCGAGGCAATAGCACACCGCGGAGTTCGCGGCCGAGCCGCGTCCCTGGCACAGGATTCCCTGCTCGCGCGCGTAGCGCACCACATCGTGCACGGTGAGGAAGTAGGGCTCGTAGCGCAGTTCCTCGATGAGCGCGAGCTCGCGCTCGACCTGTTCGCGCACGCGCGGCGGCGGTCCCGCGGGCCAGCGCTGGGCGATGCCTTCCTCGGTGAGCTGGCGCAGCCAGTCGGCGGCGGTGCGCCCCGGCGGCACCAGTTCGTCCGGATACTCGTAGCGCAGTTCGTCCAGGCTGAAACGGCAGCGCGCGGCGACGCGCAGCGTCTCGGCCAGCAGTTCGGGCGGGTAGAGCTTGGCGAGACGCGCGCGCGGGCGCAGGTGACGCTCGCCGTTGGGATGGAGCGCATGACCCGCCTGATGGACCGGCACGGTAAGGCGTATCGCGGTGACGAGGTCCTGCAACGGGCGGCGCTCGGGCACGTGCATGTGCACGTCGCCCGCCGCCACCAAGGGCAGGCCGGTGGCCGCGCCCACGCCGCGCAGCTGTGCCAGGCGGCTGCGGTCCTGCGCGCCGTACAGGCGCGCGTAGGCGAGCCACCCGCGGCCGGGAAAGCGCGCGGCGAGCCAGGCGGCGTCGGCCTCTAGCGTCTGAGGATCCAGGCGCTGGGGAGGCACGAGCAGGGCGAGGCAGTGTTCCAGGCCGCTGTCGAAGTCGGGCGCGTGCAGGCTGTAGCTGCCCTTGGCGGCGCGCCGGCGCGCGCGCGTGATGAGGGTGCAGAGCTGGCCGTAGCCCGTGCGGTCCATGGCCAGCAACACCAGTTTGGGTCCGTCCTCGAGCTGGAACTCGCTGCCGATCAGCAGCTGGAGGCCGTGTTCCTTGGCCGCGACGTGGGCGCGCACCACCCCTGCCACCGAGCATTCATCGGTGAGGGCCAGGGCGCGATAGCCCAGCGTGGCCGCCTGCGCCACCAGCTCGTCGGGGTGCGAGGCGCCGCGCAGGAAGGTGAAGTTACTGAGGCAGTGCAGCTCGGCGTAATCGGGCGCGGGCATGGGAACCTGGTGGTTTGCGTTCGACCACGGAGAGCCGTGGCCGGGATACTGTAAAGATATACAGTATCCCGGCCGCCCGCAATGCGCTGCCCGCGCGCGCCCGGCGGCGCGCGCGCTTCCTCTAGCCCAGGCTAGATATCACCCTCGGCGCCCGCCTGCATGATCTCCTGCAGCACGTCGCGCACCTGCTCGGCCTCGCTGCGCAGCTCGGCCGACAGGCCGCCCATCTCGATCAGCGGGTTCAGGTCCATCATGACCAGCCAGAACTGGCCCTGCGGGTCCTCCACCAGGGCGATACGGCAGGGCAGGTAGGCCGCGAACAAGAGGTCGTGCTCGACCATCTTCTGCGCCGTGACCGGATCGCAGAACTGGAAGATCTCCATGCGCCGCGTCTCGAGCCCCATGGCCTCGAGTTGCGCGGACAAGGGAAGTTCGCCGACCAGCGCCATGTTGAGCGTGTTGGCGCGCAGCTTCATGGACTCGATCGCATCGTCCGCGCTGACGCCCTCGGCCACCGGCATACTCACCACGCTGTCCTCGAGGGGCGATGCGGCCAGCAAAGGAACGCTGAACAGCAACAGCAGCAACCCAATTATGCGCTTGTGCATGGGACACCTCTTGGGATAAGGATCATTAGCTTCAGACTAGCTGAGCGCGCCGGGGCTGTCGGGTTAGGCGGGCGCTATCGAGGGGGCCGCATGAGCGAGTTTCCGGATCACTTTTCCGCGCGCGCCGGTGCGTACGCCGCGTTCCGCCCGCGGTATCCCGATGCGCTGTTCGCGTTCCTGGCGCAGACCTGCCGGGCGCGCACGCTGGCCTGGGACTGCGCCACCGGCAACGGCCAGGCCGCCGTGGGCTTGGCGGCGCATTTTCCGCGCGTGCTCGCCACCGACGCGAGCGCCGCGCAGATCGCGCAGGCGCAGGCGCACCCTCGTATCGCGTATCGAGTGGCGCGCGCCGAGGCCAGCGGACTGGCCGACGCCAGCGTCGATCTCCTAACCGTCGCGCAGGCCCTGCACTGGTTCGACCTGCCGGCGTTCTACGCCGAAGCGCGGCGTGTGCTCAAACCGCACGGCGTGATCGCGGTGTGGACCTACGGCGCGTTTCGTTTCGAGAGCCGCGCGCTGGACGCGCTGATGCAGGATTTCTACGCCAACACGCTCGGCCCGTACTGGCCGCCCGCGCGCGTGCATGTGGAAACGGGCTATCGCCGGCTTGCCTTTCCCTTTGAAGAGTTCGGCGCGCCCGCCTTTACGCTCGATGCGCGCCTCACGCGCGAGGCGTTGCTGGGCTATCTCGGCACCTGGTCCGCGGTGGGACGCTTCAAGGCGCAGCGGGGATGGGATCCGGTGGAGGAGCTGGCGACGCAGTTGGATGCGGTATGGGGCGAGGCCGTCGAACACAGCGTTCGGTGGCCGTTGAAGCTGAGAGTAGGCTGGGCGGATGCGAAGGCGTAGCGCTTCGGCGGACGTACACGTCGAGACAATGTCGCGCGGGTACTTACGCCCACACGCCCTGTATGAACCACGGCGCGTCGGGGCGGCGTTCGCGGTACAGCCACACCCGCGCCCCGTCGAGTGTGCGCGCGACGAAATAGTCGCGCGCGGCGGCGTGATCTTCCCACCAGCCGGTCTCGATGCGTTCGGGGCCATGCAGCAGGGTGAGCGGGGCACCCTCGAGGCAGGGCGCGCCGCGGTGAGTGGACAGCGCGCGGGGCGGATCGACCAGCCACAGGGGGCGCGGCGGGTATTCGGGAGCCGCGATGTGCGTGCCGGGCGCCGCGGCGCGCCAGGCACACTCGGGGCGGTGGTCGGGCAGTGGGGCGAGGCCATGCACGGCGTCTTCGCCCAGGCGCGCGCGCAGGCGTTCCACCAGTGCCTGCCAGTCCTGATGCGCGACCTTGGGGGCGGCGAACAGGTCGCGGTGTTCGGCGGCCAGGGGAACCAAGTGCTCGACCCGCAGGGTGAGGGCCTCGATCGGTGCGGCGAGGGTGAGGCGCTCCAGGTGTTCGCGGGTGAGGGCGAGCAGGTGCGCCGGGTCGCGACTGGGGGCGACCAGACCGATGTCGAGTTCGGTACTGCCGCCGCCCTGATGCCACAGCCCAACATGCAGGCGCTGCGCGGCGGCGCCGCGCCCGAGTAAAAAGCCTTCCAGGCCGAGCAGCAGGCGGCGCAGCGGAAACAGCAGCGCCTCGCAGTTGGCGATCTCCACCGGCAGCGGCAGGCGCGCGTCGAAACGCGCGGGCGGCTCGAAACGGGGGCGCGGATCGGGGCGGGTGCCGAGCATACGGTCGAGCAGGTCCACGAGCTCGGCGCCCAGGCGTCGCGCCAGCCCCGCCCGCGGCAGGCGCAGACAGTCGCCGATGGAGCGCAGTCCCAGCCCGCGCAGGGCGGCGAGGCGTTCCGCGGCCAGGGGCAGCCGTTCCAGCGGCAACGGACGCAGGGCGCCCGCCAGCGTTTCGTGCGTCAGTACCGGAGCCTCGTGGCCGGCACAGGCGAGTAGCCAGGCGCCCAGTGGCGTGGGGGCCAGGGCCTGCACGTAGGCGTGGCCGAGCGCCTCGAGGCCGCCGAGCAGGCGCTGGTGCAGCGGCGCGATCCCGCCGAACAGCCGCAGGCTGCCTTCGACTTCCAGCAGCAGGGCATCGGGTGGCTGCAGGCTCACGGCGGAGGTGAACTGCGTGGCCCACAGCGCCAGCTCGCCCAGGGCCTGTGCTTCGGCGGCGTGGTCGCGCGGACGGATCTGCAACTCGGCGCACAGCGCCAGCGCGGCGCTGACCGCCATGCCCGCGTACACGCCCTGGGCGCGCGCGCAGGCGTTGCAGTCGTGCACCCAGCGGCGGCTGCCGTGGCTTTCGTATACCGCGAAGGGCAGACGCTCGAACAGCTCCGCCTCACCGCGGGTGTAGACCTCCAAGGCGAGGCGCGGCAGACGCAGGCTAACCCACAGCATGACGCGGATAGGTCACGGCGCCGGCCGCCCGCCCGCCGCGGCGTTTGAGGACGTGCAGCGTAAGCCCGTCCGGTGTGGCTTCCAGGCGCAGCCGCAGGGCGGCCGGCGAGGGTGTTTGCGCGGCCTCCAGCGGACGCAGCAAAAACCCGGCGGCCCCGCCCGCCTCAGCCGCCAGCTGCAGGCGGCGCAGGGCGCGGGTGTCGGCGCGCAGGGGCCAGCCGAGCACGGCGCCGCACACGCGCGAGCGCAGTGCCTGCTCCTGGGCCCACAGGGCCTCCTTGGGCTCGCTTGGGCGCACCAGCAGGAAGGTGTCGAGCGCGATTCCCGCCTGCGTCAGCGCGGGGGGATAGGGCAGATAGGGCGGCGCTACCCAGCATTGCCAGTGGCCCGCGCGGCTGAGCGCGGCGAGGGTGGGCAGCAGCAGGGTCAGTTCGCCGATGCCGTGCGTGGGCAGCAGCAACTCGGTGAGGGCACCGCGCGGCCAGCCGCCGCCCAGAGCTTCGTCCAGTGTCGAGTTGCCGGTCGGCACGACGGCGGCGGTCGGCGGCGCCTGCCCGCCGCCGCGCCAGATGTCGGTCCGGCTCAGCAGGGACTCCAGGCTCATCGGGGGCTCACAGGACGTGGCCGTGGCGGATCACCCCCACCCCGACGCCTTCGATGGCGAAGGCTTGGCGGGCGAGATGCACCACGATGGGCTCGAACTCGGGATTCTCGGGCAGCAGGTGCACGACGTTGCCCTGGCGGCGGTAGCGTTTCACGGTGACCTCGTCATCCAGACGGGCCACCACGATCTGGCCGTTCTCGGCGGTGGGGGTGCGGTGCACGGCGAGCAGGTCGCCGTCCAGGATGCCGGCATCGCGCATGCTGGCGCCCTGCACCCGCAGCAGATAGTGGGCACGCGGAGTGAAGAGTGCGGGATCGAGACGGTAGTGACGCTCGATGTGTTCCTGGGCGAGCAGCGGACTGCCGGCGGCCACACGGCCCACCACCGGGAGGCCGCCCGCCTCGCCGCCCAGTACGCGGATGCCGCGCGAGGTGCCGCCCACGAGTTCGATGGCGCCCTTGCGTGCGAGGGCCTTCAGGTGTCCCTCAGCGGCATTCAGCGAGCGAAACCCCAGGGCCTGGGCAATCTCGGACCGGGTGGGGGCCGAGCCGGTGCGCTCGACATGCGACTGAATGTATTCCAGGACTTCCAATTGTCGGGGTGTCAGCGTCTGCACGCGCGGCCCTCTTTGTCGCCATTACTGTAATTTTATACAGGTACGCGGCGCCGCGCTGCAAGGGGTCGGCTCCCAGAATGAGGCGCCGGGGACGAAGGGCGGGGCTAACCCGAGGCCAGCCGGTGGGCCAGGCGGGCGGGCTCAGGCAGTCGGAAGCGCGGCGCGGTGCGCAGCACCCAGGCGATGGCGGTGGGCAGGCTGATGCGGTGGCCGATGGAGACGTACACGGGCTGCACGCCGGTGCGGGTGCGCAGCACCGCGCCCACTTGTTCCTCGCGGTGGTAGAGCGGCACCCAGGCGCCGCGCTCGGTGGGGACCGGGTCATGGGTGCCGAGCAGGCGGCTTTTCGCCACGCCGATGCTCGGCAGGTCGGTGATCACGCCCAGGTGGCAGGCCAGGCCGAAACGGCGCGGATGCGCCAGCCCCTGGGCGTCGCACAGCAGCAGGGCCGGCGGGGTGCTCAGCTGCGCCAGCGCCTCCAGTACCGCGGGCAGTTCGCGGAACGAGAGCAGGCCGGGCACATAGGGAAAACGGGTCGGCAGCCGCGCCACCGCGTGCTCGAGGGGGATCAGCGTGTCGGCGTCCACCACCGCCACGGCGGCGCGTGTGGTGCGGCCGCTATCTTCGAAACCGACGTCCACGCCCGCCACGCGGCCCACCGCCTCGGGCAGCCGGTCCACGGCCACTACCTGCGCGCGCAGCGCCTCTTGCAGGGCGATGGCCTCGCGCGTGGTGGTCGGCCAAGCGGGAGAAGAGGCGCGTGTGGTCACGCGCCGGCGAATCTAGCCAAGGCTGGCCTGGCGGGCTACGGGAACGCCGGAATGGTGGGTTCCGTACCGGAGATCTCCGCTTCCGGGTGGTGTTTCTTGATCAGCGAGGAGATCTCGTCCACCCGCTCCTTGGGGACGTCCGCCATCAACAACAACTCCCCGCGCTCAATGGCCGATTCGAAGCTGCGCAGGCGCCGGTTGGGCACCGAGGTGCTGATCATGCCGGAGGCCCAGCCGCCGAGCACCGCGCCCACCAAGGCGCCGACGATGATCGCCGCGCCATACGACACCTGCAGCACCCAGGCGGCAAAGATGCCTAGGATGGCGCCGGTGGCCGCACCCACGGCGACGCCCTGGCCCGTGCCGTACACGAAGTCGCTGCGCTGGAACACGGAGGTGCGCGGCAGATCCGCGGGCACGGCGTCGCGTTTGCCGAGCACGTGGATGTGGTCCTCGTCCACCCGTGCCAGCAGCAGATCGTCCACCACCTGCCGGGTGACCGGAACGTCCGGTAGCAATACGTACAGTCGTCGTCTCATGGAACCCTCCTTTCTGACGAGCAGAAACGGGTTGGTCCGACTCCGAATCGAGCCCCTAATGCGCTAAATATAGTCAATGCTGCGGGATTTCGCGCAAAGATGCGCCGCGGTCAGAAAATGTGCGGCAAGCGGCTGAACGGCTGGGGGAACTAAAGGTAGGGGGAGAGCAGGCGCGCGACGCCGTCGCGCAGCTTGATGGGCAGGGGGCGTGCGTCCAGGTCGGCGCGCGCCAGGCGCCGCGCGCCGACCTTCTTCTGCTCGACCAGGGCGCCCAGTCGTGCGGCCAGCGCCTCGTCGTAGGCCTCGACGTTGAACTCGAAGTTCAGCGCCAGGCTGCGCGGGTCCCAGTTGGCCGAACCCATCAGCATCCACACCCCGTCGACAATCATCAGCTTGGTATGGTCGAACGGCGGCGGCGTCATCCACACGCGGCAGTCTCGTTGCAGCACGCGCTCCAGCACGCTGATGCTGGCCCAGCCGACCACGCGCAGGTTGTTGCGCTCGGGCAGCAGAATGTCCACCTCCACGCCGCGCAGCGCCGCCACGTGCAAGGCATGGATCAGTGGCAGGTCGGGCAAGAAATACGGGGTGACGATCTGCACACGGTGTTTGGCGCTCGCCAGGGCGCCGAGGATGGTGAGCCGCGCCTTGTCGTAGTCCTCGTCGGGGCCGTCGGCGATGCCGCGTGCCACCACGCTGCCGGCCGGTGCCAGCGCGGGGAACCATAGGTCGCCGCTCAGCCGCTCGCCGGTGGTGAAGGCCCAGTCTTCGGCGAATACCGCCTGCAGATCGCCGACCACCGGCCCTTCTACCTCGAAGTGCAGATCCTGCACGGGGTGGCGCGGGGCGGTCTCCAGCATGTGGTTGTGGCGGATGTTCAT contains the following coding sequences:
- a CDS encoding hemerythrin domain-containing protein, producing the protein MEIFQLLKQDHKKVSTLLKHLADTSEDAKVTRKKNLQALENELEVHAQVEERLLYPKLREYDETKDEAEHGIEEHGEMRQALHELIELEVDDPDWMDQLMELKDTIEHHVEEEEEELFPKARKLLGGERAEEMADRAEEEKASIQRSMQ
- a CDS encoding NAD(P)H-dependent oxidoreductase, coding for MKVLVILGHPRNDSLCAALAQAYARGARESGATVREIALGDIDFDPTVHTPSPRQQPLEPDLARAQAAVAWADHLVFVYPNWWGTMPALLKGFLDRVFTPGFAFRERPRHTGFEPLLRGKTAQLISTMDTPPWVYRWILRAPGTNGLRRATLGFCGIRTTDTRTFGPVNSSTAAQRRAWLTRAEEQGRALPSAPAPTLGARIGVWLRALRLQFYPMTLLAYAVGALAASSQGVLSWSAFWIGFLVLFLLEATTVFINDYYDYPSDRRNRHYSPFSGGSRVLVEGAVSFPQMRRAILGLVAATAAAMALLWWATPAASGSALVLLIALTVIAIGYTAPPLKLAWRGLGELDVGVTHSLGVILCGYVFQGGSLTDPLPWLLALPLLLAVLPAIILAGLPDYWADQRAGKATLVVRLGRRRAVWLAVGLAGAAAFLALTWQWAGVRGFEHAAWFVVPHAALLVWLLARLARRRRLPARIDGVLATALAFILWFGLVPLVNLV
- a CDS encoding error-prone DNA polymerase, coding for MPAPDYAELHCLSNFTFLRGASHPDELVAQAATLGYRALALTDECSVAGVVRAHVAAKEHGLQLLIGSEFQLEDGPKLVLLAMDRTGYGQLCTLITRARRRAAKGSYSLHAPDFDSGLEHCLALLVPPQRLDPQTLEADAAWLAARFPGRGWLAYARLYGAQDRSRLAQLRGVGAATGLPLVAAGDVHMHVPERRPLQDLVTAIRLTVPVHQAGHALHPNGERHLRPRARLAKLYPPELLAETLRVAARCRFSLDELRYEYPDELVPPGRTAADWLRQLTEEGIAQRWPAGPPPRVREQVERELALIEELRYEPYFLTVHDVVRYAREQGILCQGRGSAANSAVCYCLGITSVDPAQSDMLFERFISRERNEPPDIDVDFEHERREEVIQYLYRKYTRERAALAATVISYRPRSALRDAGKALGLDLDQVDRLASSLAWWDRRELLPQRLREAGFDPDNPVVQRLLELVGQLLGFPRHLSQHVGGFVIARGPLAELVPVENAAMAERTVIQWDKDDLDALGLLKIDCLALGMLSAIRRAFDLVARHRGRELTLANLPQEDPAVYRMIQRADTVGVFQIESRAQMAMLPRLKPRTFYDLVVEVAIVRPGPIQGDMVHPYLRRRQGLEPVSYPSEAVRGVLARTLGIPIFQEQVIKLAMVAAGFSPGDADGLRRAMAAWRRRGGLEPYEERLRTGMAARGYEAHFAEQIVEQIKGFGEYGFPESHAASFALLVYVSAWLKCHEPAAFTCALLNSQPMGFYAPAQLVQDARRHGVEVRAVDVRSSDWDCTLEPAPGGGLALRLGLRMVKGLSQAGAERLVRARAERPFRDVEDLAHRAALDRGDLEHLAAANALVALAGHRRQARWATLAVEPPSALLCDAPVQEALPLLPPPSEADEVVADYAQIGLTLGRHPLAFLRAHLQRQRIKDSLTLRAAPSGRRVTHSGLVVSRQCPSSASGTVFLTLEDEHGSVNVVVWRRVGERHRRALLGARLLEVHGKIEREGEVMHLIADRLEDRTPLLGPLLTRSRDFH
- a CDS encoding DUF302 domain-containing protein, with translation MHKRIIGLLLLLFSVPLLAASPLEDSVVSMPVAEGVSADDAIESMKLRANTLNMALVGELPLSAQLEAMGLETRRMEIFQFCDPVTAQKMVEHDLLFAAYLPCRIALVEDPQGQFWLVMMDLNPLIEMGGLSAELRSEAEQVRDVLQEIMQAGAEGDI
- a CDS encoding class I SAM-dependent methyltransferase, with the translated sequence MSEFPDHFSARAGAYAAFRPRYPDALFAFLAQTCRARTLAWDCATGNGQAAVGLAAHFPRVLATDASAAQIAQAQAHPRIAYRVARAEASGLADASVDLLTVAQALHWFDLPAFYAEARRVLKPHGVIAVWTYGAFRFESRALDALMQDFYANTLGPYWPPARVHVETGYRRLAFPFEEFGAPAFTLDARLTREALLGYLGTWSAVGRFKAQRGWDPVEELATQLDAVWGEAVEHSVRWPLKLRVGWADAKA
- a CDS encoding DNA polymerase Y family protein, with amino-acid sequence MLWVSLRLPRLALEVYTRGEAELFERLPFAVYESHGSRRWVHDCNACARAQGVYAGMAVSAALALCAELQIRPRDHAAEAQALGELALWATQFTSAVSLQPPDALLLEVEGSLRLFGGIAPLHQRLLGGLEALGHAYVQALAPTPLGAWLLACAGHEAPVLTHETLAGALRPLPLERLPLAAERLAALRGLGLRSIGDCLRLPRAGLARRLGAELVDLLDRMLGTRPDPRPRFEPPARFDARLPLPVEIANCEALLFPLRRLLLGLEGFLLGRGAAAQRLHVGLWHQGGGSTELDIGLVAPSRDPAHLLALTREHLERLTLAAPIEALTLRVEHLVPLAAEHRDLFAAPKVAHQDWQALVERLRARLGEDAVHGLAPLPDHRPECAWRAAAPGTHIAAPEYPPRPLWLVDPPRALSTHRGAPCLEGAPLTLLHGPERIETGWWEDHAAARDYFVARTLDGARVWLYRERRPDAPWFIQGVWA
- the imuA gene encoding translesion DNA synthesis-associated protein ImuA, producing the protein MSLESLLSRTDIWRGGGQAPPTAAVVPTGNSTLDEALGGGWPRGALTELLLPTHGIGELTLLLPTLAALSRAGHWQCWVAPPYLPYPPALTQAGIALDTFLLVRPSEPKEALWAQEQALRSRVCGAVLGWPLRADTRALRRLQLAAEAGGAAGFLLRPLEAAQTPSPAALRLRLEATPDGLTLHVLKRRGGRAAGAVTYPRHAVG
- the lexA gene encoding transcriptional repressor LexA; translation: MQTLTPRQLEVLEYIQSHVERTGSAPTRSEIAQALGFRSLNAAEGHLKALARKGAIELVGGTSRGIRVLGGEAGGLPVVGRVAAGSPLLAQEHIERHYRLDPALFTPRAHYLLRVQGASMRDAGILDGDLLAVHRTPTAENGQIVVARLDDEVTVKRYRRQGNVVHLLPENPEFEPIVVHLARQAFAIEGVGVGVIRHGHVL
- the nfi gene encoding deoxyribonuclease V; the protein is MTTRASSPAWPTTTREAIALQEALRAQVVAVDRLPEAVGRVAGVDVGFEDSGRTTRAAVAVVDADTLIPLEHAVARLPTRFPYVPGLLSFRELPAVLEALAQLSTPPALLLCDAQGLAHPRRFGLACHLGVITDLPSIGVAKSRLLGTHDPVPTERGAWVPLYHREEQVGAVLRTRTGVQPVYVSIGHRISLPTAIAWVLRTAPRFRLPEPARLAHRLASG
- a CDS encoding DUF1269 domain-containing protein: MRRRLYVLLPDVPVTRQVVDDLLLARVDEDHIHVLGKRDAVPADLPRTSVFQRSDFVYGTGQGVAVGAATGAILGIFAAWVLQVSYGAAIIVGALVGAVLGGWASGMISTSVPNRRLRSFESAIERGELLLMADVPKERVDEISSLIKKHHPEAEISGTEPTIPAFP